In one Anoxybacillus amylolyticus genomic region, the following are encoded:
- a CDS encoding cell division protein FtsA, giving the protein MNNETAIFALDIGTRSVVGVILQETNGSYQVLELRMKEHSERAMLDGQIHDVPAVASTIMDMKNELEQKYGSLKKVSVAAAGRALKTVRAEATFSIAGKPMMTKEDVTHLELSAVQQAQATLAAQQHEQSHHYYCVGYSVVHYKIDGQEIGSLIDQQGTEATVEVIATFLPKIVVESLLAALQRAELEMEALTLEPIAAINVLIPPTMRRLNVALVDIGAGTSDIAITDLGTVVAYGMVPIAGDEITEAISDHYLLDFPLAEKAKRELSVNETVTITDILGFETDVPREEMIAAISPAIDRLAEAISKEIFALNGGKPPKAVMLVGGGSLTPELPKRLAKQLHLPENRVAIRGVEAIQKLNVTPELKVYGPALVTPVGIAISAKQNPVQYISVHVNDQLIRLFDMKQLTVGDCLLAAGIPLHKLYGKPGMAIVVTVNGQLVTIPGTYGEPPRLWKNGESASLDSFVQNGDRMVVEKGRDGKKAAIHLKELIDELPHKTVTINGEPYEIKATVYQNGRPASLDGEVHDRDIIDVKMPETIAALLEELQLSHLLQAAMPYTVHINGTTTEIKPFSGALYKNRIEVKPSASFEDGDMIDIIPQKTPTVQELADAKQFRLTYSIPVRFNGEIVTLTKQAVQVMKNGQLLKENDIIESEATIEIVEQVDETFIFQDIFNYVEVDVPSYGTAFHLLKNGERVTFYEPLAPGDHLEIVWENAVQKG; this is encoded by the coding sequence GTGAATAACGAAACAGCCATTTTTGCGCTCGATATCGGAACCCGTTCCGTTGTTGGAGTTATTTTACAAGAAACGAATGGAAGTTATCAAGTATTAGAGTTGAGGATGAAAGAACATAGCGAACGGGCGATGCTCGACGGACAAATTCATGACGTGCCAGCCGTTGCTTCTACCATTATGGACATGAAAAACGAATTAGAACAAAAATATGGATCGTTAAAAAAAGTATCCGTCGCCGCCGCAGGAAGAGCGTTAAAAACCGTACGGGCGGAAGCGACGTTTTCCATTGCCGGCAAGCCAATGATGACGAAAGAAGATGTGACCCATTTAGAATTAAGCGCTGTGCAGCAAGCACAAGCAACACTCGCCGCACAGCAACACGAACAAAGCCACCACTACTACTGCGTCGGCTACTCTGTCGTCCACTACAAAATCGACGGCCAAGAAATTGGCAGCTTAATTGACCAGCAAGGAACAGAAGCAACGGTCGAGGTGATTGCGACGTTTTTGCCAAAAATCGTCGTCGAATCGCTGTTAGCAGCTTTACAACGAGCAGAGCTGGAAATGGAAGCGCTGACGCTTGAACCGATTGCAGCGATTAACGTCCTTATTCCACCGACGATGCGCCGCTTAAACGTCGCGCTCGTCGATATCGGGGCAGGCACGTCCGACATCGCTATTACTGACCTTGGCACTGTCGTCGCCTATGGAATGGTGCCGATTGCCGGTGACGAAATTACCGAAGCAATTTCCGACCATTATTTGCTTGATTTTCCGCTTGCCGAAAAAGCGAAGCGCGAACTTTCTGTAAACGAAACGGTGACGATTACCGATATTTTAGGATTTGAAACCGACGTGCCGCGCGAAGAGATGATTGCGGCAATTTCGCCTGCCATTGACCGTTTAGCAGAGGCGATTAGCAAAGAAATTTTCGCGTTAAATGGTGGAAAACCGCCAAAAGCGGTCATGCTCGTCGGCGGCGGCAGCTTAACGCCAGAACTTCCGAAGCGGCTTGCTAAGCAGCTTCACCTTCCAGAAAATCGCGTTGCCATCCGCGGGGTCGAGGCAATTCAAAAACTAAATGTGACGCCAGAATTGAAGGTATATGGTCCAGCACTAGTGACACCGGTCGGCATTGCCATTTCCGCTAAACAAAATCCGGTGCAATACATTAGCGTTCACGTCAATGACCAACTCATTCGCTTATTCGATATGAAACAACTGACCGTTGGCGACTGCTTACTCGCTGCCGGCATTCCGCTTCATAAACTGTACGGAAAACCAGGAATGGCGATTGTTGTCACGGTTAACGGCCAACTCGTCACCATCCCTGGAACGTACGGTGAGCCACCACGATTATGGAAAAACGGCGAGTCTGCTTCGTTAGATTCTTTCGTGCAAAACGGTGACCGAATGGTGGTGGAAAAAGGGAGAGATGGAAAGAAAGCAGCGATTCACCTAAAAGAACTCATCGACGAACTGCCGCATAAAACCGTCACCATTAATGGAGAACCGTATGAAATAAAAGCAACGGTTTACCAAAACGGGAGACCGGCTTCCCTTGATGGGGAGGTACATGACCGCGACATTATTGACGTAAAGATGCCAGAAACGATTGCCGCATTATTAGAAGAACTACAGCTGTCTCATTTATTGCAAGCGGCCATGCCGTATACAGTACACATCAACGGTACAACGACAGAAATCAAACCGTTTTCCGGCGCTCTTTATAAAAATCGAATCGAAGTGAAACCGTCCGCTAGCTTTGAAGACGGGGATATGATTGACATTATCCCGCAAAAGACACCGACCGTTCAAGAATTAGCGGACGCTAAACAATTTCGTCTTACCTATTCCATCCCCGTCCGCTTTAACGGAGAAATCGTGACGCTGACAAAACAGGCAGTTCAAGTAATGAAAAACGGACAGCTGCTCAAAGAGAACGACATCATTGAAAGTGAGGCAACGATAGAAATCGTTGAGCAGGTAGACGAAACATTTATTTTCCAAGACATTTTCAACTATGTTGAAGTGGACGTCCCATCCTATGGAACAGCGTTTCATTTATTAAAAAACGGCGAACGTGTTACATTTTACGAACCGCTTGCGCCAGGCGATCATTTAGAAATTGTATGGGAAAATGCCGTGCAAAAAGGCTGA
- the ytxJ gene encoding bacillithiol system redox-active protein YtxJ encodes MGKQKLETIEQFEQVVAEKPRFLLIKHSLTCPISRAAFEEYEAFVTDHPEMETYYLFVQEARPLSNYIAETFGVKHESPQAILFENGAVVWHASHWNITYEALTKQAG; translated from the coding sequence ATGGGGAAACAAAAATTAGAAACGATTGAACAATTCGAGCAAGTAGTAGCTGAAAAACCGCGTTTTTTGCTGATCAAACATAGTTTGACATGCCCGATTAGCCGCGCGGCTTTTGAGGAATATGAAGCATTTGTAACCGATCATCCAGAGATGGAGACGTACTATTTATTCGTGCAAGAGGCGCGCCCGCTTTCGAATTATATAGCAGAAACGTTCGGTGTCAAGCACGAATCCCCGCAGGCGATTCTGTTTGAAAACGGGGCTGTTGTATGGCATGCGTCGCATTGGAATATCACGTATGAGGCGTTAACAAAACAAGCGGGCTGA
- a CDS encoding YtxH domain-containing protein, whose translation MGKNNGFLFGAIVGGVVGAATAIFLTSEKGKKWMTSLNENEALEPLKETANEWLEIAKEKTKEVAKFVPIVKTEPEAPQEEITSIPIPLDNKENKENIEKLLKETEAALHEAEQKWHDGTE comes from the coding sequence ATGGGAAAAAATAATGGATTTTTATTCGGAGCGATTGTCGGTGGTGTTGTTGGCGCTGCTACTGCCATCTTTTTAACGAGTGAAAAAGGAAAAAAATGGATGACATCGCTTAATGAAAACGAAGCGCTGGAACCGCTCAAGGAAACAGCGAACGAGTGGTTAGAAATCGCGAAAGAAAAGACGAAGGAAGTTGCGAAATTTGTTCCGATAGTGAAAACCGAACCAGAAGCACCACAAGAGGAAATCACTTCGATTCCAATTCCGCTGGACAACAAAGAAAACAAAGAAAATATTGAAAAGCTATTGAAAGAAACGGAAGCAGCGCTTCACGAGGCGGAACAAAAATGGCACGATGGAACGGAGTGA
- a CDS encoding DUF948 domain-containing protein, protein MNIILYLSVALIAVAFFLLVIYLIKTLKTVQGTLQSLTKTIEGMEKQIQAIGTETAQLLHKTNAVVDDVQKKVESINVLFEAVKQIGSTVQTFNDALVKKWTANEQKLVQAFQWSNAFLEIWGKWKEKKKRKAKEGVEDGKK, encoded by the coding sequence GTGAATATAATTTTGTATTTAAGTGTTGCCTTGATTGCCGTTGCTTTTTTTCTTTTAGTCATTTATTTAATTAAAACATTGAAAACGGTGCAAGGCACGCTGCAAAGCTTAACAAAAACAATCGAAGGAATGGAAAAACAAATTCAAGCAATCGGCACGGAGACAGCACAGTTGCTCCATAAAACGAATGCAGTTGTCGATGACGTGCAAAAAAAAGTGGAAAGCATCAATGTTTTATTTGAGGCGGTCAAGCAAATTGGTTCGACCGTGCAAACGTTCAATGATGCACTAGTGAAAAAATGGACAGCAAACGAACAAAAACTCGTCCAAGCGTTTCAATGGAGCAATGCTTTTTTAGAAATATGGGGAAAATGGAAAGAGAAAAAGAAAAGAAAAGCAAAGGAAGGTGTAGAAGATGGGAAAAAATAA
- a CDS encoding aminopeptidase has protein sequence MKDPRIEQLAKTLIHYSIRLQKGEKVLIENFGLQRELVIALVREAYAAGGYPFVLLKDQQVDRALLLGAQEEQFAMMAEFEANVMAQMDAYIGLRSGDNINELADVPDDKMKLHGRTIMQKVHRDIRVPKTKWVVLRYPNPSMAQLAKMSTEAFEDFYFNVCTLDYSKMDKAMDALVALMEKTDEVRITGPGTDLTFSIKGIPAIKCSGQMNIPDGEVYTAPVRDSVNGTISFNTPSPYQGFTFENVKLTFKDGKIIEATANDTERINKIFNTDEGARYIGEFAIGVNPYIQHPMQDILFDEKIDGSFHFTPGQCYDEAYNGNHSNIHWDMVMIQRPEYGGGEIYFDGVLIRKDGRFVLPELEPLNPENLK, from the coding sequence ATGAAAGATCCACGCATTGAACAACTAGCAAAAACGTTAATTCATTATTCCATCCGCTTGCAAAAAGGCGAAAAAGTGTTAATTGAAAATTTCGGCTTGCAGCGTGAACTCGTCATCGCCCTCGTTCGCGAAGCGTACGCTGCCGGAGGATATCCGTTCGTTTTATTAAAGGACCAGCAAGTCGATCGCGCCCTTCTTCTCGGCGCGCAAGAAGAACAGTTCGCCATGATGGCAGAATTTGAAGCGAACGTCATGGCGCAAATGGATGCGTACATCGGCTTGCGCTCTGGCGACAACATTAACGAACTAGCTGATGTGCCGGACGACAAAATGAAACTGCACGGGCGCACGATTATGCAAAAGGTGCACCGCGACATTCGCGTGCCAAAAACGAAATGGGTCGTGCTTCGCTATCCGAACCCATCAATGGCGCAACTTGCAAAAATGAGCACAGAAGCGTTTGAAGACTTTTATTTTAACGTATGTACCCTTGATTACAGCAAAATGGACAAAGCAATGGACGCACTTGTCGCCTTAATGGAAAAAACGGACGAAGTGCGCATTACCGGTCCTGGAACAGATTTAACGTTCTCGATTAAAGGGATTCCAGCAATTAAATGTTCAGGGCAAATGAATATCCCTGATGGGGAAGTGTATACCGCTCCTGTACGCGATTCTGTCAACGGCACGATTTCCTTTAACACTCCATCGCCGTACCAAGGATTTACTTTTGAAAACGTGAAACTAACTTTTAAAGACGGAAAAATTATTGAAGCAACTGCTAATGATACGGAACGCATCAACAAAATTTTTAATACAGATGAAGGGGCACGCTATATTGGCGAGTTTGCAATTGGCGTTAACCCGTACATCCAACATCCGATGCAAGACATTTTATTTGATGAAAAAATTGACGGAAGCTTCCATTTCACACCGGGACAATGCTACGACGAAGCGTACAATGGAAACCATTCGAACATTCATTGGGACATGGTCATGATTCAACGCCCAGAGTATGGTGGCGGTGAAATTTATTTCGACGGCGTGCTGATCCGTAAAGACGGGCGCTTCGTCCTCCCAGAATTAGAGCCGCTCAATCCAGAAAATTTAAAATAA
- the murC gene encoding UDP-N-acetylmuramate--L-alanine ligase yields the protein MTVYHFVGIKGTGMSALAQILHDMNYTVQGSDVEKHFFTEKALNERGIPIFPFRKENIRPGLTVIAGNAFPDTHEEIQAAHELGVPVIRYHRFLGEFLKKFTSIAVTGAHGKTSTTGLLAHVMQGAKPTSYLVGDGTGKGVPGSQYFVFEACEYRRHFLSYFPDYAIMTNIDFDHPDYFANIEDVFAAFQEMALQVEKGIIACGDDEYLQKIQAKVPVLFYGFGEDNDFQARNVVKTKEGTSFDVFVRNTFFASFDIPRFGDHNVLNALAVIALCHYEEIDVHIIQERLKTFQGVKRRFSEKQLGGQILIDDYAHHPREIVATLEAARQKYPDREVVAIFQPHTYTRTQTFLQEFAESLQLADHVYLCDIFSSAREHHGKLSIRDLQAKIPQARLVEENDISVLKQHPQAVLVFMGAGDIQKFQEAYEQTVHS from the coding sequence ATGACTGTTTACCATTTCGTAGGCATTAAAGGAACAGGAATGAGCGCATTAGCACAAATTCTTCATGATATGAACTATACGGTTCAAGGTTCTGATGTAGAAAAGCACTTTTTTACGGAAAAAGCGTTAAACGAGCGGGGAATTCCTATTTTTCCGTTTCGCAAGGAAAACATTCGACCAGGGTTAACGGTAATTGCTGGGAACGCGTTTCCAGATACACATGAAGAAATTCAAGCAGCGCATGAACTAGGGGTTCCAGTCATCCGCTATCATCGCTTTTTAGGGGAATTTTTGAAAAAATTTACAAGCATCGCGGTGACAGGAGCGCACGGAAAAACATCGACGACGGGATTGTTGGCGCATGTGATGCAAGGAGCGAAGCCGACGTCGTATTTAGTTGGCGACGGTACAGGAAAAGGGGTGCCAGGCAGCCAATATTTTGTATTTGAGGCGTGTGAATATCGCCGACACTTCTTATCGTATTTTCCGGACTATGCGATTATGACAAATATTGATTTTGATCATCCGGATTATTTTGCTAATATTGAAGACGTATTTGCAGCGTTTCAAGAGATGGCGCTTCAAGTGGAAAAAGGTATTATTGCGTGCGGCGATGACGAATATTTACAAAAAATTCAAGCGAAAGTGCCGGTATTGTTTTACGGGTTTGGAGAAGATAATGATTTTCAGGCACGAAACGTTGTAAAGACGAAAGAAGGCACATCATTTGATGTATTCGTCCGCAATACGTTTTTTGCGTCGTTTGACATTCCGCGCTTTGGCGACCATAACGTGTTAAACGCGTTAGCCGTTATAGCGCTTTGCCATTACGAAGAAATAGATGTTCACATTATTCAAGAGCGGTTGAAAACGTTCCAAGGTGTGAAGCGCCGCTTTAGCGAAAAGCAGCTCGGCGGCCAGATTTTAATTGATGATTACGCACATCATCCGCGGGAGATTGTCGCGACGTTAGAAGCAGCAAGGCAAAAATACCCAGATCGAGAAGTTGTCGCCATTTTCCAACCACATACGTACACAAGAACGCAGACGTTTTTGCAAGAGTTTGCCGAAAGTTTGCAACTGGCCGATCACGTATACTTATGCGACATTTTCAGTTCGGCGCGTGAGCATCACGGCAAGCTCTCGATCCGCGATTTGCAGGCGAAGATTCCGCAAGCTCGCCTTGTGGAAGAAAACGATATATCGGTTTTAAAACAACATCCGCAGGCGGTGCTAGTATTCATGGGAGCAGGCGACATTCAAAAATTCCAAGAAGCATATGAACAAACCGTTCACTCGTAA